CGGCAGCGCACGCGCCATTCAGGGCAGACGAAAATCGATAACGACAACAGAGACAACGATATGCTGCAACGCAGGACCCATGGAACGGCACGCAAGGCCGCCGTCGCGCTGATGATGTTTGCGCTGTATTTCGCGATTTATGCCGGTGACGCAAACGCCGCAGCGCTCCACCCCGTCAAGGTGAACAAGCAGGAACTGGCTGGCCCGGTCTTCGAGCGCGACGATGCCGTGCATGAAAACGAAGACGGCAACGACACCGTCGACGTCACCACTTTCACCTCGCCCGACAAGGCGTTCCAGACCGGTGTGTTCAAGTCCGGCCCCGTACGCGAAGAGATCCGCTCGGCCCCCGGCTATCCCTACACCGAGCTGCTGGTGTTCCTGAGCGGCGGCGCGAAGTTCACCTCAAGCGACGGCACGGTCGTGGAAGCCGGTCCAGGCGAAGCGGTCACCCTGCCCAAGGGCTGGACGGGCGTGTTCGAATCGAAGGGCTACACCAAGCTCTACGCCGTGTACGACACGGACGCACCTTCGCACATCGACCCGTAACCGCGTCCGAACCGGCATCACAGGACAAAGCGGCCCATCACCGGAGTGAGGTGACGGGCCGCTTCGCTTTTGACGACCGGACCGAGACCGTAGAGCGGTCGCGGCCAGTGCGTCCGTCTTCAGTAATCCGCCATCAACGACGCCACGCCGCGCAGGCTATGACGGCGGTGCCAGCGCAGGTCGTCCAGACCGGTGATCGTCAGGTTCGGGAAGCTGCTGAGCAGCTTGTCGAGCGCGATTTGCAGCGTCGCCGTCGCGAGCCGTGCGCCGAGACAGTGGTGGATGCCCGCACTGAACGAGATCAACCGGCCGTGGTTCTCGCGCCGGATATCGAACCGGTCGGGGTTAGATGGGATAAGGGTTATCGAAGAAAAATGCAGGGGACGAAAAATCAGCGAGATTCATAAGTCTTTGAAAGGGGGGCGTCCGCCATCGCGTCGGTGAACGGCTGCAAGACCCCGTTGGCTTGCAGCCCCGGCGGCGTGGTGCCGCCGTCGTAAAGCACCGGCACGACGTCGTTGGCGAGCGCGCGGGCAATCGGCAGCAGATCGCTCGACCCGGCCTGGGAAACCAGCGCGAACATTTGCCCGTCGCGGCGCCAGGTCACCGTATCCATGGGGGGAATGGTCTGTGCGGAGGGGCCGTGCGCCAGACGCGTGTCCTTCACGACGTAGATTGCCACGGGCGGCCCTTCGCGGGGCAGATAAGCCATCTGAACGACGGCACGGCCGTCGAACTGCAAGCGCTGCAAGCGCTTGAACTCCATCCCGGCGCGGCGCAGATCGGGCACGACCAGTGGAATGTCGTCGCGGTGGCGGATGGCGCGCACCGTGGCGATGGCCTCGGCCGCTTCGTCGTCGAGCGGATCGAGGGTCGCTCTGGCAAAGAGCGATTGATACGAAACAAAAGCGCGCACCCACGGCTCGTACGAACCGTGCCACGCGTTGGCGGCCTCAGGCGGCGACACCGCCACGCTGTCGACGTCCAGATTGCCCGCGACGGACATGGCGCGCGAGATGGGCATCTGGGGCATGGGCGTCGGCGCAGAGCCTTCGGTCAGAAAGCGCGCACCGGCACTGGCAACCAGCACGGCGAACGCGGTCGCGCCCGCTGCAAACCCACCGATCTGCCACCAGATGACGCGTGGGCGCTGACTGTCGAACGACGTCGACTCATCGAACTCGCGATCGAGCAAACTGCGGCGCGGAACCGTGCCCGGACTGCGAACATGCACTCGTCGCCCTGCCCGCCCGTCACGCCCATTGCGCCCAGTCCTCATAAAGCGCGCATCGTTGGCGCTGGCGACATGCGACGGCACATCCAGCGTCGTGCGTCCGCGCACCAGCGTGCGCACCGTCGACACCAGTTCCGGCGGGACTGGCGCAGTGAAACAGGCCTCGTATGCGTCCTGGAACGGCAGATCGGACGCGTACAACGCCTCCACGCGCGCGGCGATGTCCGGCGA
The Pandoraea oxalativorans genome window above contains:
- a CDS encoding cupin domain-containing protein, translating into MLQRRTHGTARKAAVALMMFALYFAIYAGDANAAALHPVKVNKQELAGPVFERDDAVHENEDGNDTVDVTTFTSPDKAFQTGVFKSGPVREEIRSAPGYPYTELLVFLSGGAKFTSSDGTVVEAGPGEAVTLPKGWTGVFESKGYTKLYAVYDTDAPSHIDP
- a CDS encoding cytochrome P450, with the translated sequence MISFSAGIHHCLGARLATATLQIALDKLLSSFPNLTITGLDDLRWHRRHSLRGVASLMADY
- a CDS encoding anti-sigma factor family protein translates to MVISDQILLSYVDGSLTEEAASKVEAAIATSPDIAARVEALYASDLPFQDAYEACFTAPVPPELVSTVRTLVRGRTTLDVPSHVASANDARFMRTGRNGRDGRAGRRVHVRSPGTVPRRSLLDREFDESTSFDSQRPRVIWWQIGGFAAGATAFAVLVASAGARFLTEGSAPTPMPQMPISRAMSVAGNLDVDSVAVSPPEAANAWHGSYEPWVRAFVSYQSLFARATLDPLDDEAAEAIATVRAIRHRDDIPLVVPDLRRAGMEFKRLQRLQFDGRAVVQMAYLPREGPPVAIYVVKDTRLAHGPSAQTIPPMDTVTWRRDGQMFALVSQAGSSDLLPIARALANDVVPVLYDGGTTPPGLQANGVLQPFTDAMADAPLSKTYESR